In the genome of Phlebotomus papatasi isolate M1 chromosome 2, Ppap_2.1, whole genome shotgun sequence, one region contains:
- the LOC129803410 gene encoding serendipity locus protein alpha-like: MDFNSSITPLQKLLYRGFENATESDLKWLNDVAGEFLKFFRDLHKFMVFDCAGEKNNNVLEEIFLCIRQITVCIRNLEKVLTVEKQKKIVLAPSRQHFLDRILWCLARVRSSVASITDNVALPDAIEDANFVVFLDSALDLLGPLTTFQEDSVNVAERNAEAHVRSKEIRSVVDSLISQTLAFVNVALEKDKKALTANCQRVLKECIALEEECAADAGDTDLNRRFKAELLEVALTHLEQTVNSSLLRLVCHVFVELTEKPVDTFRKAVRKAKQEEDKDALEAETEKFDLLLDRILQIGILGIAFSTDQVTKSILRSCLASSECLDSALIPSIFSDCGHHSRLLEEHWRDEMMIFQSEIQGIIDTDAFCLSILDTLSTLLEDSTQASDPVALEKALKQVKILQNHLKVTKDTLQIDGNPTQEKNFSDFNKMLAECDAALKLREAESIEMTRITKRFRILLAVLKRFQKSLGNGVFEFDEAKADPKVSDPKITESVDFFQSLGINPHVSVILYKTKAPKSDSLVAQFSKLSLCRTNQSARQPIGRNMSLRRAMFRKITEKNVEEADNTLNLNLTNILEDLTTLSDTFTENDDDIQEIDHKIRIKVRN, encoded by the exons ATGGATTTTAATAGTTCCATTACTCCGCTCCAGAAGCTCCTCTACAGAGGCTTTGAGAATGCCACTGAAAGTGATCTGAAGTGGCTCAAT GATGTTGCTGGAGAATTTCTCAAGTTTTTCCGGGATCTGCACAAGTTCATGGTGTTCGACTGTGCTGGAGAGAAAAACAACAATGTACTGGAAGAGATATTCCTGTGTATTCGTCAGATTACTGTCTGCATCAGGAATCTGGAGAAAGTTCTGACTGTTGAGAAGCAGAAGAAGATTGTGCTAGCG CCCTCGAGGCAGCATTTCCTGGACAGAATTCTTTGGTGTCTAGCCCGTGTCAGGAGTTCTGTGGCCTCAATCACAGACAATGTTGCACTCCCGGATGCCATTGAAGATGCGAATTTTGTTGTATTTCTGGACAGTGCTTTGGATCTTTTGGGTCCactgacaacttttcaggaggaTTCGGTTAATGTTGCTGAAAGAAATGCTGAAGCACATGTCAGGAGTAAGGAAATACGATCGGTTGTTGATTCCTTGATCAGTCAGACGCTGGCTTTTGTCAATGTAGCTCTCGAGAAGGATAAGAAAGCCTTAACTGCAAATTGCCAGAGAGTTCTGAAGGAGTGTATTGCCCTGGAGGAGGAATGTGCTGCTGATGCTGGTGATACTGACCTCAATCGGcgtttcaaagcggaactcctgGAAGTAGCACTGACCCATCTGGAACAGACTGTCAATAGCAGCCTTCTGCGTTTAGTTTGTCACGTTTTTGTCGAACTCACTGAGAAACCCGTGGATACCTTCCGGAAAGCCGTCCGGAAGGCAAAGCAGGAAGAAGATAAAGATGCTTTGGAAGCAGAAACTGAGAAATTTGATCTGCTCCTGGATAGAATACTCCAAATTGGAATTCTAGGAATAGCATTTTCCACTGATCAAGTGACAAAATCCATTCTCCGGAGTTGCCTAGCATCTTCTGAATGCCTGGATTCTGCTCTGATTCCATCAATTTTCAGCGACTGTGGACATCATTCCCGGCTACTTGAGGAACATTGGAGAGATGAAATGATGATTTTTCAGAGTGAAATCCAAGGAATAATTGACACTGATGCCTTTTGCCTCTCAATCCTTGACACTCTCAGCACCCTTCTCGAGGACTCCACCCAAGCCAGTGATCCCGTTGCTCTGGAAAAAGCTCTTAAGCAAGTGAAAATCTTGCAGAATCATCTGAAAGTCACCAAGGACACCCTCCAAATCGATGGAAATCCAACTCAAGAGAAGAACTTCTCAGACTTCAACAAAATGCTCGCTGAATGTGATGCAGCTCTGAAGCTAAGAGAAGCCGAAAGTATCGAAATGACCAGAATCACGAAGAGATTCCGTATTTTGCTGGCTGTCCTGAAGAGATTTCAGAAATCACTGGGAAATGGAGTCTTTGAATTTGACGAAGCTAAAGCCGATCCCAAAGTTTCGGATCCCAAAATCACCGAGTCTGTGGACTTTTTCCAGAGTCTGGGAATTAATCCGCATGTCTCTGTGATTCTGTACAAGACAAAGGCACCAAAGTCAGACTCCCTGGTGGCTCAATTCTCCAAACTCTCACTGTGCAGGACAAATCAATCTGCGAGGCAACCAATTGGGAGGAACATGAGTTTGAGGAGAGCCATGTTTAGGAAGATCACCGAGAAGAACGTCGAGGAAGCTGATAATACGCTCAATTTGAATCTCACCAATATCCTCGAGGATCTGACCACTCTTTCGGATACTTTCACGGAGAATGATGATGATATCCAAGAGATTGACCACAAAATAAGGATCAAAGTGAGAAATTAG
- the LOC129803412 gene encoding Golgi apparatus protein 1 isoform X1 gives MNWGEMQMLLVLLCHLTALVWGNETLPAIDRYRRAAIAGPRRLIDEVACPEVSKMCSNLRSGTDDLYVLECIQSFTPEQLESLTDTCKHTIWEHTSDIMRDDNVQRLTVKTCGQDVVDKLDCKVTEEIGHFLACILDHREEVTSSTCRGFIQRLEWVAFSDFRLIGPFMRDCEKDIIQLGCGRIQLDRTKLSQGETLACLQSQVDKLNNKCRKGVLHLSEMQSDNVKFDRQLFLACVKDSERFCPQARPGSGAVYKCLIRHINDVSMSQKCQEQLTRRDKLIAHDYKVSRGLARACRDDIRVYHCRRGVSDDKEVRLAQILLCLEAAQKNSSKITPECQAEMIDHRKLLMEDYKLSPEILTGCQEDITKFCGNIDSGSKTIHCLMDHARPKRKKEKRVSATCERAIEQLVKVADVGEDWRVDPVLRNACKPVVDVACRDTDGGDARVMSCLMEKLSTNFMTQDCEAALLQIQYFVARDFKLDPQLYRHCKDDAVRLCRAKKSWADVTSEQMDPERGPLILPCLHRYAYHPSPEMHLRPDCFHEVKRVMRQRAISVDLIPEVEDECLEDLAGFCHDRTGRGEEMQCLQDHMDKLQKKCMQAVINFTEEEAAHVELNPVIMMACRNAMERHCDAILKSGTDEGEMMECLISHKNDPDMREDVKCRAAVEHFQIISLKNYHFTFKFKEACKMYVSRFCPKSNTKYEVVACLSEKMRNDTIKEQKHSISKECRQQVRNQLYQQRENIDYDPRLKSVCREEIDQLCYEVPNSGGQVNKNRNVLECLQRNREKLSPPCRHALFSVRRSELMDSATDFVLINTCREMLHQYCPRVEQSNALQCLKVHREEPMFDQKCHYIVVNRMIEQNLDYRFNPQLQEACRSNIATYCTDIVATAKQNEELNGKVVDCLKEQFRQGKLTTECKNQMTQVLMEQALNYKLNPLLQNLCRKEIQVLCRPGDDIEDHGKVEDCLKEAFLKQQIITKECKIEVATLIQEAKADIHVDPLLQQACTSDLLRYCSNVPSGDGRQLGCLQTILSDQSRALEENCKEKLLQRVEMFKNAAPLVAAPENLSDLYTQVSSSPAKKFFFIAFLTFVGFIFIFGLFCGRATRRTIAMKNK, from the exons ATGAACTGGGGAGAAATGCAGATGTTGCTGGTGCTTCTCTGCCATCTAACTGCACTTGTCTGGGGCAATGAGACTCTTCCGGCAATTGATAGGTACCGGCGGGCTGCAATTGCTGGACCACGTCGGCTTATTGACGAAGTCGCGTGTCCGGAAGTGAGTAAGATGTGCAGCAATCTGCGCTCAGGCACTGATGATCTGTATGTGCTGGAGTGCATTCAGTCATTTACGCCGGAACAGTTGGAATCTCTGACTGATACCTGTAAACACACAATCTGGGAGCATACGTCAGATATCATGCGGGATGATAATGTCCAGCGACTGACGGTAAAGACGTGTGGGCAGGATGTTGTGGATAAATTGGACTGCAAGGTCACTGAAGAAATTGGTCACTTCCTGGCTTGTATCCTGGATCACAGGGAGGAAGTGACTAGCAGCACCTGTCGGGGCTTTATCCAGCGCCTCGAATGGGTTGCCTTCTCTGACTTCCGGCTCATTGGGCCCTTCATGCGTGACTGCGAGAAGGACATCATTCAGCTAGGCTGTGGACGGATTCAGCTGGATCGCACGAAACTCTCGCAGGGCGAGACTCTAGCTTGCCTGCAATCCCAAGTGGACAAGCTGAACAATAAGTGTCGCAAGGGTGTCCTTCATCTATCAGAGATGCAGTCGGACAATGTCAAATTCGACCGGCAGCTCTTCCTTGCCTGTGTCAAGGATTCCGAAAGGTTCTGCCCGCAAGCTCGTCCGGGATCCGGGGCAGTATATAAATGCCTCATTAGGCACATTAATGACGTCAGCATGTCTCAGAAGTGCCAAGAGCAACTGACACGGAGGGACAAGCTCATCGCTCATGACTACAAGGTCAGCAGAGGCCTGGCCAGAGCCTGTCGCGATGACATTCGTGTCTATCACTGCCGGAGGGGTGTCAGCGATGATAAAGAG gtGCGCTTGGCTCAAATTCTGCTGTGTTTGGAGGCGGCACAGAAGAACAGTTCCAAGATAACACCTGAATGTCAGGCTGAAATGATTGACCATCGCAAATTGCTGATGGAAGACTATAAGTTGTCCCCGGAAATCCTCACTGGTTGCCAGGAGGATATTACAAAATTCTGTGGGAACATTGATTCTGGCAGTAAGACCATTCACTGTCTCATGGATCATGCTAGGCCCAAGAGGAAGAAGGAGAAGCGCGTGTCGGCGACGTGTGAGCGTGCAATTGAGCAGCTGGTGAAAGTGGCTGATGTGGGGGAGGACTGGAGGGTGGATCCGGTGCTCAGAAATGCCTGTAAGCCTGTGGTGGATGTGGCATGCAGGGACACAGATGGCGGAGATGCCAGAGTAATGTCATGCCTGATGGAGAAACTCTCCACGAATTTCATGACGCAAGACTGTGAAGCAGCTCTGCTGCAGATTCAGTACTTTGTGGCCAGGGACTTTAAGCTGGATCCTCAGCTGTATCGACACTGCAAAGATGATGCTGTTCGATTGTGCCGTGCTAAGAAATCCTGGGCTGATGTTACCAGTGAGCAGATGGACCCTGAAAGAGGTCCTCTGATCCTTCCATGTCTTCACAG GTACGCCTACCACCCATCTCCGGAAATGCACTTACGACCAGATTGCTTCCATGAGGTCAAGAGGGTCATGCGACAGAGAGCTATTTCCGTTGATCTTATTCCAGAAGTCGAAGATGAGTGTTTGGAGGATTTGGCTGGATTTTGCCATGATCGAACGGGAAGAG GAGAGGAGATGCAATGCCTTCAGGATCACATGGATAAATTGCAGAAGAAGTGCATGCAGGCTGTGATTAATTTCACAGAGGAGGAGGCAGCACACGTTGAGCTGAATCCTGTGATAATGATGGCATGTCGGAATGCCATGGAGAGACATTGTGATGCTATTCTCAAGAGTGGCACGGATGAGGGTGAGATGATGGAGTGTCTGATATCACATAAGAATGATCCAGACATGAGAGAAGATGTCAAGTGTCGTGCTGCAGTGGAACATTTTCAGATAATTTCCCTCAAGAATTATCACTTTACATTCAAGTTTAAGGAAGCGTGCAAGATGTATGTTAGTCGCTTTTGTCCCAAAAGCAACACAAAGTACGAAGTGGTGGCGTGCTTGAG CGAGAAGATGAGAAATGACACTATCAAGGAGCAGAAGCATTCAATTTCAAAGGAATGCCGGCAACAGGTGCGGAATCAACTCTATCAGCAAAGGGAGAATATTGACTACGATCCGCGCCTCAAGAGTGTCTGTCGTGAGGAAATTGATCAACTCTGCTACGAAGTACCCAATTCCGGTGGTCAGGTGAATAAGAACCGAAAT GTGCTGGAGTGTTTGCAGAGGAACAGGGAGAAATTGAGTCCACCTTGTCGACATGCCCTGTTCAGTGTTCGGAGGTCTGAATTGATGGATAGTGCCACGGACTTTGTCCTCATAAATACCTGCCGGGAGATGTTGCATCAATACTGTCCGCGTGTGGAACAATCCAATGCACTACAGTGTCTGAAAGTGCATCGAGAAGAGCCAATGTTTGATCAGAAATGCCACTATATCGTTGTCAATCGGATGATTGAGCAGAATCTCGACTATCGCTTCAATCCTCAGCTTCAGGAAGCTTGTCGATCGAACATTGCTACCTACTGTACGGATATCGTGGCTACGGCTAAGCAGAATGAAGAGTTGAATGGAAAAGTTGTGGATTGTCTGAAGGAGCAATTCCGTCAGGGTAAATTAACCACGGAATGCAAGAACCAAATGACTCAGGTTCTAATGGAACAGGCCCTCAACTACAAACTCAATCCACTGCTGCAGAATCTCTGTCGCAAGGAAATCCAGGTGCTCTGTCGACCAGGGGATGATATTGAGGATCACGGAAAGGTCGAGGATTGCCTCAAGGAAGCCTTCCTCAAGCAGCAAATTATCACGAAGGAATGCAAAATAGAAGTGGCTACTTTGATTCAGGAAGCCAAGGCAGACATTCATGTTGACCCTCTGTTGCAGCAAGCTTGCACCTCGGATCTTCTCAGATATTGCTCCAATGTACCCAGTGGAGATGGAAGAC AACTTGGTTGTTTGCAAACAATTTTGTCTGACCAATCGAGGGCCCTTGAGGAGAATTGCAAGGAGAAACTTCTGCAGCGCGTGGAGATGTTCAAGAATGCCGCTCCTCTTGTTGCAGCTCCGGAAAATTTATCAGATCTTTATACACAAGTGTCATCGTCACCGGCGAAAAAGTTCTTCTTTATAGCCTTCCTCACCTTCGTTGGATTTATCTTTATCTTTGGACTCTTCTGTGGACGAGCCACAAGGAGGACAATAGCCATGAAAAATAAGTGA
- the LOC129803412 gene encoding Golgi apparatus protein 1 isoform X2, which translates to MNWGEMQMLLVLLCHLTALVWGNETLPAIDRYRRAAIAGPRRLIDEVACPEVSKMCSNLRSGTDDLYVLECIQSFTPEQLESLTDTCKHTIWEHTSDIMRDDNVQRLTVKTCGQDVVDKLDCKVTEEIGHFLACILDHREEVTSSTCRGFIQRLEWVAFSDFRLIGPFMRDCEKDIIQLGCGRIQLDRTKLSQGETLACLQSQVDKLNNKCRKGVLHLSEMQSDNVKFDRQLFLACVKDSERFCPQARPGSGAVYKCLIRHINDVSMSQKCQEQLTRRDKLIAHDYKVSRGLARACRDDIRVYHCRRGVSDDKEVRLAQILLCLEAAQKNSSKITPECQAEMIDHRKLLMEDYKLSPEILTGCQEDITKFCGNIDSGSKTIHCLMDHARPKRKKEKRVSATCERAIEQLVKVADVGEDWRVDPVLRNACKPVVDVACRDTDGGDARVMSCLMEKLSTNFMTQDCEAALLQIQYFVARDFKLDPQLYRHCKDDAVRLCRAKKSWADVTSEQMDPERGPLILPCLHRYAYHPSPEMHLRPDCFHEVKRVMRQRAISVDLIPEVEDECLEDLAGFCHDRTGRGEEMQCLQDHMDKLQKKCMQAVINFTEEEAAHVELNPVIMMACRNAMERHCDAILKSGTDEGEMMECLISHKNDPDMREDVKCRAAVEHFQIISLKNYHFTFKFKEACKMYVSRFCPKSNTKYEVVACLSEKMRNDTIKEQKHSISKECRQQVRNQLYQQRENIDYDPRLKSVCREEIDQLCYEVPNSGGQVLECLQRNREKLSPPCRHALFSVRRSELMDSATDFVLINTCREMLHQYCPRVEQSNALQCLKVHREEPMFDQKCHYIVVNRMIEQNLDYRFNPQLQEACRSNIATYCTDIVATAKQNEELNGKVVDCLKEQFRQGKLTTECKNQMTQVLMEQALNYKLNPLLQNLCRKEIQVLCRPGDDIEDHGKVEDCLKEAFLKQQIITKECKIEVATLIQEAKADIHVDPLLQQACTSDLLRYCSNVPSGDGRQLGCLQTILSDQSRALEENCKEKLLQRVEMFKNAAPLVAAPENLSDLYTQVSSSPAKKFFFIAFLTFVGFIFIFGLFCGRATRRTIAMKNK; encoded by the exons ATGAACTGGGGAGAAATGCAGATGTTGCTGGTGCTTCTCTGCCATCTAACTGCACTTGTCTGGGGCAATGAGACTCTTCCGGCAATTGATAGGTACCGGCGGGCTGCAATTGCTGGACCACGTCGGCTTATTGACGAAGTCGCGTGTCCGGAAGTGAGTAAGATGTGCAGCAATCTGCGCTCAGGCACTGATGATCTGTATGTGCTGGAGTGCATTCAGTCATTTACGCCGGAACAGTTGGAATCTCTGACTGATACCTGTAAACACACAATCTGGGAGCATACGTCAGATATCATGCGGGATGATAATGTCCAGCGACTGACGGTAAAGACGTGTGGGCAGGATGTTGTGGATAAATTGGACTGCAAGGTCACTGAAGAAATTGGTCACTTCCTGGCTTGTATCCTGGATCACAGGGAGGAAGTGACTAGCAGCACCTGTCGGGGCTTTATCCAGCGCCTCGAATGGGTTGCCTTCTCTGACTTCCGGCTCATTGGGCCCTTCATGCGTGACTGCGAGAAGGACATCATTCAGCTAGGCTGTGGACGGATTCAGCTGGATCGCACGAAACTCTCGCAGGGCGAGACTCTAGCTTGCCTGCAATCCCAAGTGGACAAGCTGAACAATAAGTGTCGCAAGGGTGTCCTTCATCTATCAGAGATGCAGTCGGACAATGTCAAATTCGACCGGCAGCTCTTCCTTGCCTGTGTCAAGGATTCCGAAAGGTTCTGCCCGCAAGCTCGTCCGGGATCCGGGGCAGTATATAAATGCCTCATTAGGCACATTAATGACGTCAGCATGTCTCAGAAGTGCCAAGAGCAACTGACACGGAGGGACAAGCTCATCGCTCATGACTACAAGGTCAGCAGAGGCCTGGCCAGAGCCTGTCGCGATGACATTCGTGTCTATCACTGCCGGAGGGGTGTCAGCGATGATAAAGAG gtGCGCTTGGCTCAAATTCTGCTGTGTTTGGAGGCGGCACAGAAGAACAGTTCCAAGATAACACCTGAATGTCAGGCTGAAATGATTGACCATCGCAAATTGCTGATGGAAGACTATAAGTTGTCCCCGGAAATCCTCACTGGTTGCCAGGAGGATATTACAAAATTCTGTGGGAACATTGATTCTGGCAGTAAGACCATTCACTGTCTCATGGATCATGCTAGGCCCAAGAGGAAGAAGGAGAAGCGCGTGTCGGCGACGTGTGAGCGTGCAATTGAGCAGCTGGTGAAAGTGGCTGATGTGGGGGAGGACTGGAGGGTGGATCCGGTGCTCAGAAATGCCTGTAAGCCTGTGGTGGATGTGGCATGCAGGGACACAGATGGCGGAGATGCCAGAGTAATGTCATGCCTGATGGAGAAACTCTCCACGAATTTCATGACGCAAGACTGTGAAGCAGCTCTGCTGCAGATTCAGTACTTTGTGGCCAGGGACTTTAAGCTGGATCCTCAGCTGTATCGACACTGCAAAGATGATGCTGTTCGATTGTGCCGTGCTAAGAAATCCTGGGCTGATGTTACCAGTGAGCAGATGGACCCTGAAAGAGGTCCTCTGATCCTTCCATGTCTTCACAG GTACGCCTACCACCCATCTCCGGAAATGCACTTACGACCAGATTGCTTCCATGAGGTCAAGAGGGTCATGCGACAGAGAGCTATTTCCGTTGATCTTATTCCAGAAGTCGAAGATGAGTGTTTGGAGGATTTGGCTGGATTTTGCCATGATCGAACGGGAAGAG GAGAGGAGATGCAATGCCTTCAGGATCACATGGATAAATTGCAGAAGAAGTGCATGCAGGCTGTGATTAATTTCACAGAGGAGGAGGCAGCACACGTTGAGCTGAATCCTGTGATAATGATGGCATGTCGGAATGCCATGGAGAGACATTGTGATGCTATTCTCAAGAGTGGCACGGATGAGGGTGAGATGATGGAGTGTCTGATATCACATAAGAATGATCCAGACATGAGAGAAGATGTCAAGTGTCGTGCTGCAGTGGAACATTTTCAGATAATTTCCCTCAAGAATTATCACTTTACATTCAAGTTTAAGGAAGCGTGCAAGATGTATGTTAGTCGCTTTTGTCCCAAAAGCAACACAAAGTACGAAGTGGTGGCGTGCTTGAG CGAGAAGATGAGAAATGACACTATCAAGGAGCAGAAGCATTCAATTTCAAAGGAATGCCGGCAACAGGTGCGGAATCAACTCTATCAGCAAAGGGAGAATATTGACTACGATCCGCGCCTCAAGAGTGTCTGTCGTGAGGAAATTGATCAACTCTGCTACGAAGTACCCAATTCCGGTGGTCAG GTGCTGGAGTGTTTGCAGAGGAACAGGGAGAAATTGAGTCCACCTTGTCGACATGCCCTGTTCAGTGTTCGGAGGTCTGAATTGATGGATAGTGCCACGGACTTTGTCCTCATAAATACCTGCCGGGAGATGTTGCATCAATACTGTCCGCGTGTGGAACAATCCAATGCACTACAGTGTCTGAAAGTGCATCGAGAAGAGCCAATGTTTGATCAGAAATGCCACTATATCGTTGTCAATCGGATGATTGAGCAGAATCTCGACTATCGCTTCAATCCTCAGCTTCAGGAAGCTTGTCGATCGAACATTGCTACCTACTGTACGGATATCGTGGCTACGGCTAAGCAGAATGAAGAGTTGAATGGAAAAGTTGTGGATTGTCTGAAGGAGCAATTCCGTCAGGGTAAATTAACCACGGAATGCAAGAACCAAATGACTCAGGTTCTAATGGAACAGGCCCTCAACTACAAACTCAATCCACTGCTGCAGAATCTCTGTCGCAAGGAAATCCAGGTGCTCTGTCGACCAGGGGATGATATTGAGGATCACGGAAAGGTCGAGGATTGCCTCAAGGAAGCCTTCCTCAAGCAGCAAATTATCACGAAGGAATGCAAAATAGAAGTGGCTACTTTGATTCAGGAAGCCAAGGCAGACATTCATGTTGACCCTCTGTTGCAGCAAGCTTGCACCTCGGATCTTCTCAGATATTGCTCCAATGTACCCAGTGGAGATGGAAGAC AACTTGGTTGTTTGCAAACAATTTTGTCTGACCAATCGAGGGCCCTTGAGGAGAATTGCAAGGAGAAACTTCTGCAGCGCGTGGAGATGTTCAAGAATGCCGCTCCTCTTGTTGCAGCTCCGGAAAATTTATCAGATCTTTATACACAAGTGTCATCGTCACCGGCGAAAAAGTTCTTCTTTATAGCCTTCCTCACCTTCGTTGGATTTATCTTTATCTTTGGACTCTTCTGTGGACGAGCCACAAGGAGGACAATAGCCATGAAAAATAAGTGA